The following proteins are co-located in the Paludibaculum fermentans genome:
- the hypE gene encoding hydrogenase expression/formation protein HypE — protein MADTLHFEDWSCPLPLRNYPRIVLGHGGGGKLSEELIENLFLPAFRNPALENLGDASVVELPPGRVALTTDSFVVRPLVFPGGSIGELAVNGTVNDLAMCGARPLYLTAGFILEEGLELSLLAHVVERMAEAARSAGVQIVAGDTKVVEKGHGDGLFINTAGVGVVSPGLVLGPSSARAGDKVIISGTLGDHGVAVMSVRAGLQFETTIQSDCAALHGLAAEILQVDGAVHVMRDPTRGGLAATLNEIARASRVGVMLQESAIPVDPQVQAACELLGLDPLQVANEGKLVAIVEGGRAPEVLLRMRAHPLGRRAAIVGEITADRPGLVAARTTMGAIRAIPLPLGEQLPRIC, from the coding sequence ATGGCGGATACACTGCACTTCGAAGACTGGTCCTGTCCCCTCCCGTTGAGGAACTATCCGCGCATCGTGCTCGGTCATGGCGGTGGCGGAAAGCTCTCCGAGGAACTCATCGAGAACCTCTTCCTGCCAGCGTTTCGCAATCCCGCGCTGGAGAACCTGGGCGACGCGAGCGTGGTGGAGTTGCCGCCCGGCCGCGTCGCGCTCACGACGGATTCCTTCGTCGTCCGGCCCCTGGTGTTTCCGGGTGGCAGCATTGGGGAACTCGCGGTGAACGGGACGGTGAACGACCTGGCGATGTGCGGCGCCCGGCCGCTCTATCTCACTGCGGGCTTCATCCTGGAAGAGGGGCTGGAACTCTCGCTGCTCGCCCATGTTGTCGAGCGCATGGCGGAGGCGGCGCGATCCGCGGGCGTCCAGATTGTGGCTGGCGACACCAAGGTGGTGGAAAAGGGCCACGGCGACGGCCTGTTCATCAATACGGCCGGCGTAGGCGTCGTTTCGCCGGGACTGGTCCTGGGGCCCTCCTCTGCGCGAGCCGGAGACAAAGTCATCATCAGCGGAACCCTCGGCGACCACGGCGTCGCGGTGATGAGTGTCCGCGCGGGTCTGCAGTTCGAGACGACGATCCAGAGCGACTGTGCCGCGCTGCACGGCCTGGCCGCGGAGATCCTGCAAGTGGACGGCGCGGTCCATGTGATGCGCGATCCCACCCGGGGCGGGCTGGCCGCCACCTTGAACGAGATCGCCCGGGCTTCGCGGGTGGGCGTGATGCTGCAGGAGTCCGCAATCCCCGTGGACCCTCAGGTGCAGGCGGCATGTGAGCTGCTTGGCCTGGATCCGCTCCAGGTGGCCAATGAGGGCAAACTGGTGGCGATCGTGGAAGGCGGGCGGGCGCCGGAAGTCCTGCTTCGGATGCGGGCTCACCCGTTAGGCCGGCGGGCCGCAATCGTAGGGGAGATCACCGCGGACCGGCCCGGCCTGGTCGCCGCCCGCACAACGATGGGCGCCATTCGCGCAATTCCGCTCCCCCTGGGTGAGCAGTTGCCGCGGATCTGCTGA
- a CDS encoding MSCRAMM family protein, translated as MILRLAVLLLSILPAVLACSCAAPGPACRRIDRFDYAFLGRVLATNETRDAEGGPYWYRFSVDEAFKGLAPEVRELIVDPDNSTTCHRSFEVGRLYLVVGDRSPMNGLAADAARTSGALGGPKGVPAGSPIVSTGQCTGTMLAEHAAEDLDYLRRYKAGQVQPYVYGSVRSHADEGLWDPRLPGLPETFLHLTGAGLDRTVTAGVDGRFEIAGLAPGSYELTAAAPGYFPASPDYEVNVPAQGCGYVDIAMLSHGSFTGTVTKPDGSPARDVAVEYRYAGTEILNLPLRRRSTRTNEKGEFFFPTVPPGDYHLGVHLDSAPNSEERIAPSYWPGVASVADAGILHVELNEQKTGLQLALGPVARLRSVKAKVLWPDGRLAVDTKVHASVRGSTSADGRTDEAGIATLTLLDGVEYTLSAHEIFNFRWKQSYGYEVDTAEAGPVPLPAGSDQAEVVLVLQKRQSSR; from the coding sequence ATGATTCTGCGCCTGGCGGTGCTGCTGCTCTCAATCCTCCCCGCTGTGCTTGCCTGCTCGTGCGCCGCGCCCGGGCCCGCCTGCCGGCGGATCGACCGTTTCGACTACGCCTTCCTGGGCCGCGTGCTGGCGACCAATGAAACCAGGGATGCGGAGGGCGGTCCCTATTGGTACCGCTTCAGCGTGGACGAGGCCTTCAAGGGACTCGCGCCGGAGGTGCGCGAATTGATCGTGGATCCGGATAACTCGACCACGTGCCACAGGTCGTTTGAAGTTGGCCGCCTCTATCTGGTCGTGGGAGACCGAAGCCCCATGAACGGTCTCGCCGCCGATGCGGCGCGAACCAGCGGAGCGTTGGGTGGCCCCAAGGGAGTTCCTGCCGGCTCGCCCATCGTCTCAACCGGCCAGTGCACCGGCACCATGCTGGCCGAGCACGCTGCGGAGGATCTGGACTACCTCCGTCGCTATAAGGCTGGCCAAGTCCAGCCCTACGTCTACGGCTCAGTCCGCAGTCACGCCGATGAGGGCCTGTGGGACCCTCGGTTGCCTGGACTGCCCGAGACCTTCCTCCATCTGACGGGCGCCGGCCTGGACAGGACCGTCACGGCCGGGGTGGACGGGCGCTTCGAGATCGCAGGCTTGGCGCCGGGTTCCTATGAGTTGACCGCCGCCGCTCCGGGCTACTTCCCGGCCTCCCCCGATTACGAAGTCAACGTGCCTGCGCAAGGTTGCGGGTATGTGGACATCGCGATGCTCTCGCACGGCTCGTTTACAGGAACGGTGACCAAACCGGATGGCAGCCCCGCCCGGGATGTCGCGGTGGAGTATCGCTATGCCGGCACCGAGATATTGAACCTCCCGCTTCGGAGGCGCTCCACCCGGACCAACGAGAAGGGTGAGTTCTTCTTTCCCACGGTGCCACCCGGCGACTACCATCTCGGGGTCCATCTCGACTCGGCCCCAAACTCCGAGGAGCGGATTGCGCCCTCTTACTGGCCCGGCGTCGCCAGCGTGGCGGACGCGGGCATCCTCCATGTGGAGTTGAATGAGCAGAAGACCGGGCTTCAGCTTGCGCTGGGTCCGGTTGCCAGACTACGATCTGTGAAGGCCAAAGTGCTGTGGCCGGACGGACGGCTTGCCGTGGATACAAAGGTTCACGCCAGTGTGCGCGGGAGCACCTCCGCTGACGGCCGGACCGATGAAGCCGGAATCGCAACCCTGACCCTGCTGGACGGCGTGGAGTATACTCTCAGCGCCCATGAGATATTCAATTTCAGGTGGAAGCAGTCTTACGGCTATGAGGTGGACACTGCCGAAGCTGGCCCTGTTCCACTGCCGGCCGGCTCAGACCAGGCGGAGGTGGTCCTGGTCCTGCAGAAGCGCCAGTCGAGTCGTTGA
- a CDS encoding carboxypeptidase-like regulatory domain-containing protein, with product MFQATLALFISLSAFAQAGGSIRARFTDSAGGAVVAEVRVLELKDGAEVFHGHAEPSGTVLTSALKPGNYRLIASAPGFRRVDLRGVRVKAGKMVDLGPREMGFSGCDTPGMSCSYYGSSTEQIDWRAEIGDHRGSVRVHRQCGLDIDNEVKTVCPEPNEGPNWLIRSGFELRVVEAKGHFYLEAVNGAAISRPNSSDASCGDARFTKSRIPVDGLGTGVDFCTRSTQGSVAHVFFTEDVERGSESIALWVVTRKR from the coding sequence ATGTTTCAGGCCACACTTGCACTCTTTATCTCGTTGAGCGCATTCGCCCAGGCCGGTGGGTCGATCCGGGCCCGCTTCACTGACAGCGCAGGAGGGGCCGTCGTCGCGGAGGTCAGGGTTCTCGAGCTCAAAGATGGCGCTGAGGTATTCCACGGGCATGCTGAGCCTTCGGGGACCGTCCTTACCTCCGCGTTGAAGCCGGGAAACTACCGGTTGATCGCGAGCGCCCCTGGCTTTCGCCGGGTGGATCTTCGCGGGGTGCGGGTGAAGGCCGGCAAAATGGTTGATCTGGGCCCGCGCGAAATGGGCTTTTCTGGTTGCGACACGCCCGGAATGAGTTGTTCTTACTACGGAAGCAGCACTGAACAGATCGACTGGCGCGCTGAGATCGGGGACCACCGTGGCTCCGTTCGAGTGCATCGCCAGTGCGGTTTAGACATAGACAACGAGGTCAAAACGGTCTGTCCGGAACCCAATGAGGGGCCGAACTGGCTAATACGCAGCGGTTTCGAATTGCGGGTTGTGGAGGCGAAAGGGCATTTCTACCTGGAGGCCGTGAATGGCGCGGCGATCTCGCGACCAAACTCCTCGGACGCCAGTTGCGGAGACGCCAGGTTTACGAAGTCCAGGATTCCTGTTGACGGCCTCGGCACCGGCGTCGATTTCTGCACCCGCAGCACGCAGGGCTCAGTCGCGCACGTGTTCTTCACGGAAGATGTAGAGCGGGGCAGCGAATCGATCGCCCTCTGGGTCGTGACGCGAAAACGCTAG
- a CDS encoding HD domain-containing protein has protein sequence MNRDQAWSIVCEFIQSDALRRHSLAVEACVLAYAHKFAAEGHSVDPEIWSVTALLHDFDWEIHPQLPDHPIKGEAILKERGVSDEIRRAILSHADFTGVPRESLLEKTLFACDELAGFLTAISYVKPTRSILDVEVKSVRKKMKDKAFARAVNRDDIVNGAAGLKMDLDVHITFCIEAMQQHASELGLERVAP, from the coding sequence ATGAATCGCGATCAAGCTTGGTCCATCGTTTGCGAGTTCATCCAGAGTGATGCCCTCCGCCGCCACTCCCTCGCCGTCGAAGCCTGCGTGCTGGCTTACGCCCACAAGTTCGCCGCGGAAGGCCACTCCGTCGATCCTGAGATCTGGTCAGTCACCGCCTTGCTCCACGACTTCGATTGGGAGATCCACCCCCAACTGCCGGATCACCCCATCAAAGGGGAGGCCATCCTCAAGGAACGCGGCGTCAGCGACGAGATCCGCCGGGCGATCCTCTCCCACGCCGATTTCACCGGCGTCCCTCGCGAATCCCTGCTCGAGAAGACCCTCTTCGCCTGCGACGAACTGGCCGGGTTTCTCACTGCCATCTCCTACGTCAAACCGACCCGCTCGATTCTTGACGTAGAAGTGAAGAGTGTCCGTAAGAAAATGAAGGATAAGGCCTTCGCTCGAGCCGTCAATCGTGACGACATTGTCAACGGTGCGGCCGGCCTAAAAATGGACCTCGACGTCCATATTACGTTTTGCATTGAGGCCATGCAGCAACACGCGAGCGAACTCGGGCTCGAACGCGTAGCTCCCTGA
- a CDS encoding ammonium transporter encodes MHDPEWRRYGGLLLSGKLTGIALLAILFLFTNPDLMSFRTFAADAPPVLKGNDIVNPLNTVWTLVAAFLVFGMQVGFTMLEAGFCRSRETVNVLMECIVDTCLCGLLFYAFGFAFMFSHGNGFIGLNWFFLNGAPATYEGSGVAFLAFWLFQFAFADTCSTITSGAMIGRTGFVGDLIYSFFVSGFIYPIIGHWAWGPDGFLASMGTAGNFLPSLGASFHDFAGSTVVHTIGGFVALAGAIVLGPRIGRKFKRDGGGPMLPHDLTIAASGGLLLWFGWYGFNPGSTLSAMDYEGIGRVAANTTLAACAAGLTAMIAAYVMSKKWDVSFTVNGFLAGLVAITCPCYWVSPGGSIILGGIAGFIVVGAVEVLEWLRIDDPIGAVPVHGICGIWGTLSLGFFACGKYGATGPLAADNSAPLTGLLYGGGFTLLAAQAIGSLIVTASTFTVAMLVMWGVNAMGLLRVTEEGERGGLDLFEHGISAYPEYVITTAGQPHAIPHYPSSSPMERHVKQSAGESAV; translated from the coding sequence TTGCACGATCCCGAGTGGCGGCGGTACGGGGGTTTGCTGCTTAGCGGCAAGTTGACCGGCATCGCCTTGCTGGCCATCTTGTTTCTCTTTACGAATCCGGATTTGATGAGCTTCCGCACATTCGCTGCCGACGCTCCTCCTGTGCTGAAGGGCAATGACATCGTCAATCCCCTGAATACCGTTTGGACTCTGGTGGCTGCCTTCCTTGTGTTCGGCATGCAGGTCGGCTTTACCATGCTGGAGGCAGGATTCTGCCGGTCTCGTGAAACGGTCAACGTGCTGATGGAATGTATCGTCGACACGTGCCTCTGCGGCCTTCTCTTCTACGCCTTCGGCTTCGCGTTCATGTTCAGCCATGGCAACGGGTTTATCGGATTGAACTGGTTCTTCCTGAACGGGGCGCCGGCCACCTACGAGGGCAGCGGCGTCGCCTTCCTCGCGTTCTGGCTCTTCCAGTTCGCCTTTGCTGACACCTGTTCCACCATCACCTCCGGCGCCATGATCGGCCGCACCGGCTTCGTCGGCGACCTGATCTACAGCTTCTTCGTCTCCGGTTTCATCTACCCCATCATTGGCCACTGGGCCTGGGGCCCGGATGGGTTCCTGGCTTCGATGGGCACCGCGGGCAACTTCCTGCCTTCTCTTGGAGCCAGCTTCCACGATTTCGCCGGATCCACCGTCGTCCACACCATCGGCGGCTTCGTCGCACTCGCCGGAGCCATCGTTCTCGGCCCGCGCATTGGCCGCAAGTTCAAGCGCGACGGCGGCGGCCCCATGCTGCCGCACGATCTCACCATCGCCGCTTCCGGTGGCCTGTTGCTGTGGTTCGGGTGGTACGGCTTCAACCCGGGCAGCACTCTTTCCGCCATGGACTATGAAGGCATCGGACGCGTCGCGGCCAACACCACGCTCGCGGCTTGCGCCGCTGGCCTCACCGCCATGATTGCCGCCTACGTGATGAGCAAGAAGTGGGACGTCAGCTTCACGGTCAACGGCTTCCTGGCCGGACTCGTGGCCATCACCTGCCCGTGCTACTGGGTGAGCCCTGGCGGATCCATCATCCTCGGAGGCATCGCCGGCTTCATCGTCGTCGGTGCGGTGGAAGTTCTGGAATGGCTCCGCATTGACGATCCCATTGGCGCGGTTCCGGTACACGGAATCTGCGGCATCTGGGGCACTCTGTCCCTCGGCTTCTTCGCCTGCGGCAAGTATGGCGCCACGGGCCCCCTGGCCGCGGACAATTCAGCTCCTCTCACCGGCCTCCTCTACGGCGGCGGATTCACTCTGCTGGCCGCTCAGGCCATCGGCAGCCTCATCGTCACGGCGTCCACCTTCACGGTGGCGATGCTGGTGATGTGGGGTGTCAACGCGATGGGGTTGCTGCGTGTCACCGAGGAAGGCGAACGCGGCGGTCTCGATCTCTTCGAACATGGCATCTCGGCTTACCCCGAGTACGTCATCACGACAGCCGGTCAGCCTCACGCCATCCCTCACTACCCCAGCTCTTCACCGATGGAACGTCACGTGAAGCAAAGTGCAGGCGAATCGGCAGTCTAG
- a CDS encoding cation:proton antiporter, with the protein MPPAPELSLPVLMLVVFAAAKLFSEIFERLGMPGLVGEILAGVVIGPSLLHWVTPVPILQDLSELGVLFLLFNVGLEVKSSELLKVGGTAFLVAIIGVLVPLGMGWVILRAWGYGQIESIFVGAALVATSVGITAQVLSAKKMLHEKSSQIILAAAVIDDVLGLIVLAVVSSMARGEFKVIDIGLTAILPIVFMIVMAKWGSHTVSRAVPMLQARLRASEAQFHLAIVLLFALSVVSMHTGVAAIVGAFLAGMSLGESVSKRVHTLVHGTTELLVPFFLVGIGLKIDLSVFKDSSMILLTAIVLLAAVVSKLIGCGAGALSLGLRDAIRIGFGMVPRGEVGMVVAQLGLAMGAVSKPIYGVVVFTALATTLVAPPLLNLAYRQTPTVGD; encoded by the coding sequence ATGCCGCCTGCGCCGGAACTCTCACTCCCCGTCCTGATGCTTGTGGTCTTCGCGGCCGCCAAGCTATTCTCCGAGATCTTTGAACGCCTTGGGATGCCGGGGCTGGTGGGCGAGATCCTGGCGGGCGTCGTCATCGGCCCTAGCCTGCTCCACTGGGTCACTCCGGTGCCGATTCTCCAGGACCTGTCGGAGCTCGGCGTCCTTTTCCTCCTCTTCAATGTCGGCCTGGAAGTGAAATCGTCTGAGCTCCTGAAAGTCGGGGGCACCGCATTCCTCGTGGCGATCATCGGGGTCCTGGTTCCGCTGGGCATGGGGTGGGTGATTCTCCGCGCCTGGGGCTACGGCCAGATCGAATCCATCTTCGTGGGAGCGGCTCTTGTCGCCACCAGCGTAGGCATCACCGCCCAGGTGTTGAGCGCCAAGAAGATGCTGCACGAAAAATCGAGCCAGATCATTCTCGCTGCGGCCGTGATCGACGACGTGTTGGGCCTGATTGTCCTTGCCGTGGTCAGCAGCATGGCCCGCGGGGAGTTTAAGGTGATCGACATTGGTCTCACCGCGATCCTGCCCATCGTTTTTATGATTGTGATGGCGAAATGGGGTTCTCACACGGTCAGCCGGGCGGTGCCCATGCTGCAGGCTCGCCTCCGCGCCAGTGAGGCTCAATTCCACTTGGCCATCGTTCTTCTGTTTGCGCTCTCCGTTGTCTCGATGCATACCGGCGTGGCCGCCATCGTCGGAGCCTTCCTGGCCGGCATGAGCCTGGGCGAAAGCGTCAGCAAACGGGTACACACCCTGGTTCACGGCACCACCGAATTGCTGGTGCCGTTCTTCCTCGTGGGCATCGGCCTGAAGATCGACCTCTCGGTCTTCAAGGACTCCTCCATGATCCTTCTCACCGCCATCGTCCTGCTGGCCGCCGTGGTCTCCAAACTCATCGGCTGCGGCGCGGGGGCTCTCAGCCTCGGACTCCGCGACGCCATCCGCATCGGCTTTGGCATGGTGCCGCGAGGGGAAGTCGGTATGGTGGTGGCCCAACTCGGTTTGGCCATGGGCGCTGTTTCCAAGCCCATCTATGGTGTTGTCGTCTTCACGGCTCTTGCTACGACCCTGGTGGCGCCGCCGCTGCTCAATCTTGCCTATAGACAAACGCCCACAGTGGGTGATTGA
- a CDS encoding YciI family protein: MKFLCIVFVDEARLHALSPRESQALDDVSLAYDETLRERGHLLAAQALESVNTAAVVRVRDGRVLVTDGPFAEAREQVGGFILIEARDRGEAIEVAARIPAIQLGGIEVRPVKELVASSSLHEKPQ, from the coding sequence ATGAAGTTTCTATGCATCGTCTTCGTCGATGAGGCTAGGTTGCACGCCTTGTCCCCCAGGGAATCCCAAGCATTGGATGACGTGAGCCTGGCCTATGATGAGACCTTGCGCGAGAGGGGCCACCTTCTCGCCGCGCAGGCGTTGGAATCGGTCAACACCGCTGCCGTAGTCCGGGTGCGAGATGGCAGGGTTTTAGTGACGGACGGTCCATTTGCCGAGGCACGCGAACAGGTCGGAGGCTTCATCCTGATCGAGGCCAGGGACCGCGGCGAGGCAATCGAAGTGGCCGCCCGGATTCCCGCTATCCAGTTGGGTGGCATTGAAGTGCGGCCGGTCAAGGAATTGGTTGCCAGCTCCAGCCTGCACGAGAAGCCTCAATGA